The Henningerozyma blattae CBS 6284 chromosome 9, complete genome DNA segment GATCGAGTGCATGAGGGTGTATGTTTTCCGGAGGCCGATTCCGGCGCCGCTTGGCATGCTGGGCGTAATCGGCCAGCCGTTACCGGGGCTACCGGTCACGCGCTCAATAAAGTGGTTTGTGATTGACCGTGATAAGGTCATTGCTATCGTCACTGCTACTATTGCTGATATTGCTACTATGATAGCTAGTCGAGTCTTGTGGTGATTCACGTGCTAGTGGTAGTACACTGAGGTCGATCTCGTTGGCTGGAATGCATAGACGCCAGTCACGGTGCCAGATCTTGTAGGCCAGGTAGCCACCGAGCAGGACTGGGGCCGCTAGGTAATTCTCAAAGAATATTTGCACGTCTAGTTGTCCGTTATGGCCCAACGGTGCAATGGCAACCCAGAATTGACAAACGAGAATGAAAATACTGATGGCAAGTGCGACTAGCGAGCCTACATACCCTGTTTGGGCAGTATACTCGACGACGTCTCTTGCCCGGAGTCCCCCCAGTTGTGAACGGATAGCGTCACGGAAACGTAAATGTGAAATTGTGATGGACATCCAGATGAAAATCTGAGATAACCCAGAGACGGCTAGTAGCCATGTGAACACTTCTTCGCGTGCTGGAATGGCTGCAAGGAACGCGATTAATCCCATTGCCACAGATACGAGTACACAAATAATAGGTCTGCCACGACGATCGATGTAGTTGAAACATTTTGGTGCGTAGCCCTGTTGGCTTAATGAGAGAAGAAGTCTTGGCCCAGAATACAACGAAGAGTTGGCCACTGAAATAACACTAATCAGAATAGCTGCATTGATAATGTGTGGGACCACTTGCACTCCATGTGAAGCTACTGCAATGACAAATGGTGACGCGTCGCTACCGCTTCCATCATTGTTGGAGCCTAGCAATGCAGGGCTGTTGTAGGGAACAAGAAAACAAACGATGATTGTGGTTAACATGTATAAAAACAACACTCGGTAGACGACTTTGCGACATGCATCTGGGATAGCCTTTCTTGGGTTTGCTTGTTCATTTGCTGTAAGTACCAAGACCTCGATTCCACCATAACTGAATGCGGCATAACAGAACACTGCAGCAACACCTTTGAACCCGTTAGCAAACGCACCTGGTGTCTGCCAATACTTGACACCgatatattctttatctCCTGCACCTCCACAATTGATAACAATGCCTAATATTACAAACCCTGCCATCATAAGTAATTTACAACAGTTGCAAAAAAATTCTGCTTCAGCATAACCTTTGGCACCAAACATATTGATGGCAATCACCAACACAAGGATCGCAGCAACAAATATATCTGGGTTCACATTTGTTGTCCAATACCTGATTGTCATTGCCGCAGTAACTAATTGTAAGGGCAATACTGTTAGCCATTGTAATGTATACAACATTGACACTGCGAATCCTACAGCAGGATCAATCAAGTATGTAGGGTAAGTGGTGTAGTTTCCAGTGAGTCTCGAATAGACTAATCCCAATTCACCTGCAGCTTGCACAACACAATAGATCATGATAGAAGCCACTCCATACCCAATAACCAAACCAGCAGGTCCACTCTTGGATAATACTTGTCCATTACCAACTAATAGCCCAGTTCCAATACCAGTTCCCAGACTAATCATAACGATATGACGAGGTTTCATTGTCTTGTTTAGTTGTGTTTCTGTTTCTGCAAACTCACCATCGTTACGAACCTTTTGTCTCTTGAATGAATCAACAATTCTTACAAAAacatttcttcttttcaaATGGCCCTCCTCATCTTCTTGCtcttgttcttcttctaGTTCATCATCTATTGGTTCAATTCGTTCTTCAATTTCAGAATCACTAATCACAGTAATCTTAGCAGCTTGTTTTTCCTTCTCATCTTCAATCTCTTCAGAGGTGTCATTCAAATACGGATTATCTGTATTATGGTTCGATTGTAATTGAAATAGAGTTTCAATAGTATCATAATCTTTGACCATTTTTGCACTACTGATGTCGAGGGGATCTATCTTCTTGCAACTATAAAATTAtgtctatatatatatatatatatatatatgtaaatgtatatatgtataaCCACATCAATATGTTCCACCCCCTCACCTCCTTTTCTTTGGTATTTGCATTCGTTAATTCCATATTAATTTCCTCTTGTATACTTTTTTAAGGGTCCATGTCGCGTACCCTCAGCCCCGCCTAAATCAATCAATCCCATTCTTGTCTATCCAAGCTTTCAAATCATACCATTCAAAATTATCCTTCGGAACATATTCATCAATACGATTAAAATCTTTCCAAGCTATTAATGTAGGAATTTGTCGAACactatatttatataataattcatttacaTTCTCAAACCAATCAACCTCGACATCAACTGCATTGATCCGCTTCTCGGTCTCCATTAGTACAATTCTTGTTAAAGCACCAGTCAATTTATCACATTTCTCATTATTACGTGTAGtgaaattcaatattaagGGGACTTTATTACTACTTATGGTCGTATTACTTAACTCATCCTCATTTTGAACCGGTAGAAATGTTTGGTTCCTATTATATGATTCATTCAATAAAGGAGAAGTTTTCTTCAGCACATTCCAATAATACCGCCTACTGATTACGTTAGAAATACCTCGAAAACACGGTGATAGCATCTTGATTAGCAAGTTACTGGCATTCAAAATCCTTTAAAATGTAAccttattttgtttttcaattggaCAATCggtgttttttttgtttttattttcagcCTTACTTAATTCTCCGAATGAAAATCCGTTTTAACCCCACCTTTGACCTCTGAAACTTTCAATTCCTGGTTGGTATTCATTTTcgattaaataaaaaaaaaaaaaaagacttCACACGgagtttgaattttttttgtgcTCAATAATACCTCAATCGGACGATCGGTGTTTTCAGATCTATGTACagatttttagaaaaaaaaatttaatagtGATGATTTGCCGAGGCTATTAAATGTGCCGTAATCTTGTCAGACTACTGTGTAACCCTTACCaatttatatatctataaaaGATACCCTTAGGTATTCATTACTACATCATATTATCTGggttttcaaaaaattattttataataaaatagaactaaaaaaaataaataccaaaaaaaaaaaattaagtcAATATGGATACATATggtttaaatattgaaaagcAAGAGCATAGTGGTACCACTGGTCGTCTACATACTCCAGAGTTCTGTCATAGGCCTcgtttaataattttagtaAGACACGGTGAAAGTGAatctaataaagataaaagtATAAATGAACATATCCCAAACCATTTGATTGCACTTACTGATCAAGGTTGGGCTCAAGCCAAACAAGCTGGGGCTCAATTATTGAaggttttaaatttagaaaatgaaaaattaagagaAGAGTTggatgaaaaatatagattACCGGATGaatcaagaaaattattacccTTGCATGAttataaacaattaaataaaactttagatgaaaatattgttttttataCATCTCCATATAGAAGAACAAGAGAAACATTAAAGGGGATATTAGATGTAATagatgaatataatttgaaaaatgcaGGGGTTCATGCTTGTCAAAGTTATCAACCTTGTGGGAAACAAAAGCATGCCGTTTGGCCTACTCCATTCCCATCTGGCGtatatgaaaataatgaacaTACTCATTGCTTACAAAAGAAGGATAAAACAAAGACTTATGTCCAATATAGAGTTAAAGATGATCCTCGTATTAGAGAACAAGATTTTGGTAATTTCCAAGAA contains these protein-coding regions:
- the TAT1 gene encoding amino acid transporter TAT1 (similar to Saccharomyces cerevisiae TAT1 (YBR069C); ancestral locus Anc_3.285), whose protein sequence is MVKDYDTIETLFQLQSNHNTDNPYLNDTSEEIEDEKEKQAAKITVISDSEIEERIEPIDDELEEEQEQEDEEGHLKRRNVFVRIVDSFKRQKVRNDGEFAETETQLNKTMKPRHIVMISLGTGIGTGLLVGNGQVLSKSGPAGLVIGYGVASIMIYCVVQAAGELGLVYSRLTGNYTTYPTYLIDPAVGFAVSMLYTLQWLTVLPLQLVTAAMTIRYWTTNVNPDIFVAAILVLVIAINMFGAKGYAEAEFFCNCCKLLMMAGFVILGIVINCGGAGDKEYIGVKYWQTPGAFANGFKGVAAVFCYAAFSYGGIEVLVLTANEQANPRKAIPDACRKVVYRVLFLYMLTTIIVCFLVPYNSPALLGSNNDGSGSDASPFVIAVASHGVQVVPHIINAAILISVISVANSSLYSGPRLLLSLSQQGYAPKCFNYIDRRGRPIICVLVSVAMGLIAFLAAIPAREEVFTWLLAVSGLSQIFIWMSITISHLRFRDAIRSQLGGLRARDVVEYTAQTGYVGSLVALAISIFILVCQFWVAIAPLGHNGQLDVQIFFENYLAAPVLLGGYLAYKIWHRDWRLCIPANEIDLSVLPLARESPQDSTSYHSSNISNSSSDDSNDLITVNHKPLY
- the TBLA0I02020 gene encoding uncharacterized protein (ancestral locus Anc_3.286), which produces MLSPCFRGISNVISRRYYWNVLKKTSPLLNESYNRNQTFLPVQNEDELSNTTISSNKVPLILNFTTRNNEKCDKLTGALTRIVLMETEKRINAVDVEVDWFENVNELLYKYSVRQIPTLIAWKDFNRIDEYVPKDNFEWYDLKAWIDKNGID
- the DET1 gene encoding acid phosphatase DET1 (similar to Saccharomyces cerevisiae YDR051C; ancestral locus Anc_3.287) encodes the protein MDTYGLNIEKQEHSGTTGRLHTPEFCHRPRLIILVRHGESESNKDKSINEHIPNHLIALTDQGWAQAKQAGAQLLKVLNLENEKLREELDEKYRLPDESRKLLPLHDYKQLNKTLDENIVFYTSPYRRTRETLKGILDVIDEYNLKNAGVHACQSYQPCGKQKHAVWPTPFPSGVYENNEHTHCLQKKDKTKTYVQYRVKDDPRIREQDFGNFQEITSMQDVMEKRQTYGHFFFRFPQGESAADVYDRVASFQETLFRSFYRSSTKKPRDVVVLVTHGIYSRVFLMKWFRWTYEEYESFINVPNGSLMVMELDEANDRYMLRTELPKWC